In a single window of the Amycolatopsis sp. cg5 genome:
- a CDS encoding lysozyme, with product MKRTILLCLTAAAVALTSATTANAAPPGDHAMGSQIAKHEGRQATGDGVRMAGETVPGMDVSSYQGNVDWQAAYNAGARFAIVKATESTGYTNPYFTQQYNGSYNVGMIRGAYHFALPNESSGATQANYFLANGGGWSADGKTLPGALDMEYNPYGATCYGLSQASMAAWVRDFSNTYYARTSKRPVIYTSTTWWRQCVGTQGAFADTNALWIANYASTPGTLPYNWTYYTFWQHADGGRFPGDQNLFNGPYSQLQVFARNHD from the coding sequence ATGAAAAGGACGATCCTGCTCTGCCTGACCGCGGCCGCGGTCGCGTTGACCAGCGCCACCACGGCGAACGCCGCCCCGCCCGGCGACCACGCGATGGGGTCGCAGATCGCGAAGCACGAGGGCCGCCAAGCCACCGGCGACGGCGTACGGATGGCCGGGGAAACCGTGCCCGGCATGGATGTCAGCAGTTACCAGGGCAATGTGGACTGGCAGGCCGCGTACAACGCGGGCGCGCGGTTCGCCATCGTCAAGGCGACCGAGTCCACGGGGTACACGAATCCGTACTTCACCCAGCAGTACAACGGTTCCTACAACGTGGGGATGATCCGCGGCGCCTATCATTTCGCGCTGCCGAACGAGTCGAGCGGCGCCACGCAGGCGAACTACTTCCTGGCCAACGGGGGCGGCTGGTCCGCCGATGGCAAGACGCTGCCCGGGGCGCTCGACATGGAGTACAACCCTTACGGCGCAACGTGTTACGGGCTGAGCCAGGCTTCGATGGCCGCCTGGGTCCGCGACTTCAGCAACACCTACTACGCCAGGACGAGCAAGCGTCCGGTGATCTACACGTCGACCACGTGGTGGCGTCAGTGCGTCGGCACCCAAGGCGCCTTCGCCGACACGAACGCTTTGTGGATCGCGAACTACGCGTCGACGCCGGGGACGCTGCCGTACAACTGGACGTACTACACGTTCTGGCAGCACGCCGACGGCGGCCGCTTCCCTGGTGACCAGAACCTGTTCAACGGGCCCTACAGCCAGTTGCAGGTGTTCGCGCGCAACCACGACTAG